The stretch of DNA GGGCACCACTTCTTATTCAGCTTTCATGTATACATTTGTTATGCTGTCCAAGAGGTTTCTTTATGACAGCACACAATTTACTGTATTTCTGTGCATTTTATAGCCACACTAAATACTTTTCATACGATATATGACATATCTTCACCTACCAtcacactttttttcccctttcaacCAACAAATGAAGAAGTTTTTGTGACTTTTAGGAAGTTTTTCTTTAAAGTCCTGGACTCTGGGACCAAATATCACCCAGTTTCATCCGGAAAGTGATACAAATCCTGGTTGCTGCAAACTGAGTATATCTATttagtcactttttttttttttttttaaatgaatagaTACCAAAAAGGTTACCTTGTATGTATCCCACTATCAGCATCCCTGTAATAATCAGCCGCTACctaccaaaaagaaaaaaaaaaaagttacgtTTTAATTCTGGGTTGCGTGGAGTCGGTTTGTAACAGTTTTAACACTTGCAGCTGCTGCATTCATCAGATCTCTGCCCTCATTTCTTGTGTCGGAAGCACCGAGTTACAGGAACAAGAGACGGATGACcttgctgctgctctgtggcGACGTTCAAAATTGAAACGTGCCCAGCGATGCTATTCTTTGATAAATGGCACTAAATCCAAAGTCCAGAGATTATTTTTGCAGATGAGTAGAACCAACCAGAGAACATAATTGTTTTGAGCTGCAGTGCAGCCTGCAGGATGGAGGATGAATGTTTAAGCTAATTTTGTCCCGGCTGATTTCAGATTTTACCGTATTTCAATGGCAAAGTGAAAACCTAAGATTAAAACATTTGGATCGGCTGTAAACTCCACTTACCTTCTTGCCGTTTGAGATGAGAAGGCATCAACAACAGAGCAAACTAACTGAATGAAAAGTCTCTTTATTGAGAGTGTTTGGAAACAGATAAGATGTATTCTCAGATTCAAACTGAAGGGGATTATGTGCATACATCCAAGCTTTTCAAAAAGTGTCACCAAACCGGTGCACGGATTCCCAAACGCAGCATCAAACCTCAAATCCCCCTGCAGCCAAATGTTTTTACAGTATTTACCTCATGTAGTGGATACAGTgatataaaagaaataaaaataacacaatTCTTCACGTCGTCAGTTGGATCTGAaaggtttgcttttttttttttattctcctgAAATTTGAGGCTCATCACTTCAGACTGAAGCTTTCGTATgtctataaaaaaaacaaacaaacaaaaaaaaagctggaaaactAAGTAAAAGCaacttttaagaaaaaaaaaaaagggttgtaAAAGCCAGAGAAGTGGAATTGGGCCAAAAACAGCCATGAAATTTCATTCTAAAAGTAAACCatttaaaatatatacataatCTGGGGCCACTTTGCGGACAGTTTTGGACACAATTACACTCATAACAACATcaaaattacagaaaaaaacaaaactgaaaaagaCCCATGAATGTTTCGTCTACTCTGCTACCAAGCACAACTTACACGACTTTAACATTACATCTcagcagtttctttttttcttttttttacgcTCAACATCCAAAACAAGTCTCAATATTTTTGTTAGAATATTCTGTACAATCGTAGTCTAGGCACTTTTTGACTATTTCTGTGCTTGCAAGCAGTTTGTTGACCTTTGACTTTTCACGTTCCGCCTCATCTACACTctgaaccagcagcagcttctcctTTAATATGAGCCGGCAGCCATTCTGTACATCAGAAGCCTGTGTTGTGTATAAAAACAGTTAGTAGTTTTAGTCTCACAGCATTACAACAATAGCGGGGACAATGGAACATGATGCTTTGTGATGTTGCTGCAGctacttgtgtttgtgtgtgtgtgtgtgtgtgtgtgtgtgtgtgtgtatgtaaaaaaaaccaaaaacattttcatgtaCACCTACAAAACAGGCAATAAACCAATGCTTTCATGTTAACTAAATGAGAAACGTGTGTGTTTTATAAGTTCACAGCAAAAACAGAACACATATCCAATAATCTTATAATTACAACGTTCCAAGTCAGAGTAGATCTTGCAGCACGAGCTCGGCTCCCAGATGATGCGGGAAGAGGATGCAAAACGGGGAATGAAGAGACCTTCACGAACCTCGGAGTTGAAATGTTCCTTCGACGACGCGGAACGCGGACCTGACAGCGAGTTTTCAGCGACTTTGTTTGGTCTCTCGGCCGAATTATTTAAAAACTATTCCATAAAAACTTGGAAAAGAGAGAGATCGGAGAGGAAATGTCCTGAATTTGGGTAGCTATCCGGATCGCTTAGTTAGAAACAGTACAACGGGGTGGAGGCCCCAGGAGGGGCttgagcttctttttttctactTCTCATTTTCACACTGTGCAGTAGCAGCCTTGCGGTTCTTGTAGCATCTAAACGTCACGGCTTCACTCAGTAAATAAACAAACTAAATAAGGGAAGTTGTCGCGGCCACGTTGAGACTAGAGCGACAgaattggacaaaaaaaaaaacaacaaacaattaCACCCATAGGGAGGGACCaaatgagaaaaacaagtgACATGAACCGAGACGTCCATTTCAGGGAGATAGTCTGTGGAAACATTTTGTACCTCATGGTTTATCGACTGAATTCTCAGCTTTATAGCTCCTTTGTTTACTTGAACTGATTTAAGGTCGATCTGTCACATGCTCAGCTCAACAAAAATGCataaatataaaacattaaaaaggcCAAAAGGGAGAGTCATGATCGATTCTGAGGCAATATTACAGTTAGAATGACAAAAAAGTGACGCGTTCTACTGACGAGAAGCAGGTCAGCTTTGCGGATAAATTGGCTTTTGAAGTCGCTGCAGGTTGGAAGTTGTTCAGTGTGAAATGCTGCCCGTTTGCACATAGCTGAGGATCGAACCCGACATCTAACAGCTGCCTTCTTCTTCCCTTTACATTGCAACTGACCGTTTGTGAACCCCGTCATCTTTCCACATGGACCACAGGCACGAGGACAACtaccaaataaataagacaaTGATAAAGACGTGACTTTTTATTACTTACAAAGCAGGGCTTTGGTGTGTATCGTGTTGGAAATTGCGTTCATACCGAGCTGCGACAGATACTGATATAAATGtcgttttgttcttttttttttcttctctttaatcTACCGTCAGAGACGGAGCCACAGCTGAAACCGGCTTCAAACTGACGGGAGCATGAACTCGGTTTTTCTGAGACGTGCCGGACTGTCCCTTTTTTAAGTCTCAGGGACTCTGCAGCTGGCTCAGACCCGCGAGTTTCCAATCCGATGTGGTTGATGTCTGCGGCTTTATCGCGAGGGTGGGACTTTTAAAAGCAGTGAACAAACCGGTGGAAAACACACGAGCCAACAGAAGCGCCCTTTAGTGCTTCACTGAGGTGTTAGAGAAACATGTACGCCAGGTGGGAAAAGGGCTCAATAAGAGAGTTCTTGTGTATTTCATGAAGAGGAGGAAATGTCGGGGGGATTGCGATGAGGAAAACGAGCCGAGTGGTAATTCAGTGTTTATGTATACGCACACGATGGGCGCTGAGATACTTAGACGGAGTCAAGTCACTTGGTGGCGTGCGCGCCCAGAGGTGCGTCCTCCTCGCCGTGCGTCTTGTAGCTGCCGTTGTGCTGGGCAAAGGGTGACGACATCATGTCCTCGCTCGGCGTGGCCGAGTCCTCTCTGTAGCTTCCGTACGCTTCCTTTTCCTTTCGGTGATAATCGGCTTCCGGCTGAGAAGAACGAGAGCACACAAACCTCGTCAACAACAACGACAACATTTCAGGTGAAAAAGGCTCTGGCGCTCGTTGACGAGGCGTCTGGAATCTCCATTTCCATTTTGTTTGGGGACTGCAAAGTCTTTCCATTAATAAGAAATGGCGGTGCTGAAGTTTTGAAATGTTTATTTACAGGGAACTGACTGAACCCCCAAGATGACATTTATTGCATCCGTTTTCATTATACTTGGTGTATTAGCAGCTCCAATAAATAGTGAGTATTTTTTATCTGAACGTCTTTCCTGTTTTTGCAGATACACTCTCAGGTTTACCTGATATATGTGACACATTAGCAGCCGTCTGATAGCTTATCCAAGTCAGAGTCACGCTTATCTAAACATTGCACACTTTTGTTCTTCTTTCCTTTATCCATCAACAAAAACGTGCCCACCCTGGTAGACTCGGGGCTTATTTTACAGTCAGCGTGTTTACctgaaaccagagaagaagaaaaactcctTCACAGATTTGTCTTTATGTCCGGTGGCTAAACGTGTCAGAAACTATCAGCTCATTCACACAGAACTCCCTGTCGGATTATCTTAAACGTTCCTTTGGTGTCGTTTCAGTGGAACGATGGCGGGGAAAAGTTATTCTAGAAAGAAAGCGTTTTATAACACTCTCGGGGCCGTGTTGCTGAAGCTCAAGGAAGACGCAGCTGTTGCTGCAGATGTGCCGTGGCACACAGAAACACCTTCAGTAAAAACTAATCCAAAGAGTTTTAtgcagcgtttttttttctccaattaAACCAGGTTTCAGGTTAGTAGAATTCCTGCTGTCAATGCGAGCCGACAGGTGGAAAATTTAGATCACCAACAAGAGAGAAGTGATTTACTAACAAACAGTGAATTCATCCAGATCTTGTATCAATAGGACTGTTTTACTGTGaagatggacggcagaggagaGAACCGTGCTACACTTAGGCGTTTCGATAAGTttgtagatgttttttttttttttttccaccagcagCGGAGAGTAAACCCGAAAATACATATTTGGCGTTTGCAGAACTTCAGAAACGAGCGTGCATGAGAGAACCGCCGGGAGCTCTGCAGCAACAAGACGCGAGCCGTCAAACAAACGCTCTGATCGTTATCGGCAGAAAAAGATGGGGTGTGATAGGACCGTAAACGTGTCACCTTTCATCTCACAGCCACCGTTTGGGTGCATCTCTGCCTTAAACTGAGAGAAGTAGGTCGGTCATGTGGTCTGATGTGCGAAACGGATAGAAAGATTTGGTAAACATTTACCAAAAAGAAACGAGGAGATATGAGATATATGAGATAGCTGAATGTGCTGAGGACGAAAAGATACATGTCGCACATTTCCCCAAAAGATTCCAGTGTTGTCAAAGCAAAGGTTGTGTACCAAACACGACGCTTTGAGGGATACGGACCGAATTATACATCTACTACGAAGCGCTCATTCACTTGTGCCTCATTTCTATCAAGAAACAGTGAAAGTATGTCCCAGCGCTGCAGCATTTCCCACGTGTTATTAGTGTTATTAGTGTTATTAGTGGCGACTCCCCAAAACAATAAAAGTTTGCTCGCCACAAACtgattttctatttttggaGCTGCACACCAGACGAACGCACTCTCAGTTTCTCCGATATTCTCTGAAACGGATCCACCTGCACCCCCCACCCCTCCTCCTCGTCTGACCTCCCTGAACTCTAACTCTGCCGTCTCGTCACAGCTCCCACATCAGAGTCATGCCGTCCACAAAACAAATtgactaaaaataaaacactaaCAACACAGCCTACAGTCTGTAAGAGCAGGAAGCGTCATGATGCAAGTAttaaacattgctttgctcttTGTTGGAGTGCATGCGCTTCTTATGACTTGACATGTTCAAAGTTGGAAGTTTGGATTTGTCATTTTCTTAGTTAAGGACTAGAAACGGTAAAGGAACACATGAAACGCCTGGGCAACATGAACCAAATATTACATCCCAGAAATTCTAGGCTGAATGGAGATGTACGATGTATCATTTCCATGATTTAAAGACTGtaaagcaaattaaaaaaaccTTACTTTGCCCTCAACTTTTTGCTTCCACTCCCTTTCAGGTCATTTATTGTGCTGCTTCTCCTGCACTTACTCAGTTTAAGCAGAGAGAGACGGTCTAATGCAGTTAGGGTTTGTCTAAAACCGACAGCCGACGCTTGTCTGCGGTggaaaagaggaggaaaaaaaacggtCCAAAAAGATGCTAAAAGTTGCGAAATCTAGTTGGCAACTATGGAACCCAACAAGCATTCCTGCTGTGATCTGGTGTGGGTCAGTTAAGAGGGGACAGGGCGCTGGACTGTGGTTACAGGGCTGAATTAAAGcgctgtggtatgaaatgcgctatataaataaagatgccttgcctccACTGAGCTCCGCTGTAGCACCGTTTGGCAAGTAGCCTGAAACTTTTTGGTTTATATTGAGACTGCTGCTCAACCAGAACAGTTTCAGTCGGGTGTATTCCTTCCCAAGAGCTTTGCTGagaaaaggtgtgtgtgtgtgtgttctgctaACACTCCAACTGAATTTAGTTTGTCCAAGACGTGGCTTTATCTAATGGGGATTGCCGTTTAGAGAAATAAAGCCGGCTGTACACATGGTGTTCATCTACTCTTAAACTGAAAAATTCTGCTTTTACTGTCAGTGCTTTTCTAAATAAGTTGGATTTGATGCGAGTTTCCCTCTGCTGAATTCTTATTTGTGACTCTCGAGTGAGCTTCCTTACCTTTGTCGTCTTGGATTTGCTCTTTATCCGGTCCTCATCTTTGCGGCTCCTCTTCCTCGACGTGGAGCGCTCCCTCCTGTCCCTGCTGCGCTCCCTCCTCTTCTCCCTCTTTCCTCTAAAAGAATCCAGTTGAAGTAAATCAGCACATTTGCTCGCGTGGTTTTTAGGTACTTGAAAGCATAAAGTGCAGGACTGAAAATAGTCTGGTAGGGTGGGATGTAACTGATTCACCGTTTTGGCGAAGGCGATCTGGCTTTCCTTCGAGGGCTTCTGGATCGATCCTTACTCCTCCTTTTATGGACTCTGATGACAAAATGTAAACTTGATCAGCAAATGCACTGAAGCATTGGAAGCAGCTTATTTAAAATCAATACACGACTTGGAATTCACACCTTACTGTATTTAAAGGTTTTAATTGAAAACCTGCTGACCCCTACTGTCAAAGGCAGGAATAACAGGTttgttgtgtttggttttcttggTGCTACAGAATCTGACACTTTCCAGTCTGAAATAGCCAGGAGTGGATGGGGCTGCACATCGAGCTCAGCGACCGATCAGCAGTTACACATTGAGACCATTTGGAGATCAGAATCTAAGTTGGCTGCCGCCTACAAACCTGGAGCGACTCTGAGCGCGTCTCCTGTCTTTGGAGCGAGAGCGCCTCTTGTGACCGCTTCTGGAGCCGTGGGAGTCGCTGCCCGCCCACGGCCTCTGTGGCGGTCTGCTTCAGAAGGAGAGAAACAAACCGGTCAGCGAGTGCACGACATCACAACCGCGCTGCTAAAGCGTACACTGAAAGCATAGGTCGGGCACCtgtgtttggagcgggaccttttCCTGCGAGATCTCGAGTGCGAACGTGAATGAGACCGCCGGGACCTTTGCGAGCGACTGGAGGAACACTTCTCTGGTTCTGCTGAAGTACGAACAGCAGATTCAGCGTCAGGGTGGAGACAACTTCGGCTCAGCAGCTGCAACCCTCACACACGCGGCAAATCAAAACGCCCTACCTGGTTCGATGGCGGCAGCGATGGTGGACTGGGCTTCCCTCACCCTCTTCATCACACTTTCCAGCTCCTTGGCAGCAGCTTGTGGCGTCAGCTCGGGGGGTTTCACTATGGCGTTATTGGAATGATTAACCCTGAAAGAGCATGCCACATGTTGggaaaattataccatataacaACATTTCCCCAATCCCCGAATCTGGACTGAGCTGCAGAATAAGGAGGGGACGTACTTCAGGGGTCTGTCTCCAAACATGACTCCATTGAAGGTCAGGGCTCTGGCGACGGAGTCCTGCTCAATAAACTCTACGAAGGCGAAGCGTGTCGGTTGGGTCTCGTCGCCGGCCATTCGCACAAACTTCACGTCTCCCACCTGCTTAAAGAACTCCAACAGCTGTTCCGCAGTGGTGGTCTGTGGGAAAGAAAGACCAAATAAGTTCAGACACACTTCTGCTGCCTCGAACTTTCTCTGCGGGAGATCATCGCACATGTAAGCAAAGCCGAATTGTCTGCTCAGACCTTCGTCTTTAAGATGCTTGAATGGGGATTTGGTCGGATGACGCTGCGGtcatacaataaataaataaatcataaaaataaaaatcaattaaatatatatatatatatatatatatttttttaaatcaggattTTTAAAGAGGTGAGCGGCTGTCTGGAAACGCTTTCAGCAGCCTGTGAACTGACATGTAGTCTTAAAGGGTTTTGAGTTTAAGTTTGAGAAGCTCAGTTTTGTACAATTTTCGTCAGACAAAAGGAAAcgtgttacaaaaaaaagaaacaaaatacacattttctgGAGTTGAGAGCATATCATATGGTGTCTAAAGTTGACAAAAATGCAGCTGTGGCATTTTATTTGGGTCCCATATAACTGAAAATGTTCCTTCCAGTGGGGGGAAACGTGCATCAGCCTACAGGGTTATGGGACACATTTACAGACCACCTACTAACATGATGAGACTAAGCAGGGGAGATCACACTCGGAGGTTTCCTCTCTTTTCTGTGGGTTTTCTGGTGAAAATATTCTGCAAAAAGCAGCATCAAaaatctcaaaaaaaaaaaatctcctgcTGGTCGTTTATGTTTATTTCTATAGAGATGGTGAACAAGGCAACTGTGAGTGCTGTGCTAAAGATTCACAGCTGATGATCCGCCCTGCCAGTCCCAGGAGTTGTCATTCGACTGACCTTCCCCCGGATGCCGAGAGCCGAGTCGCGCGCAGCTCTGCTCGGCACAGATGGGATTTTATTAGGACAAAGCAGAACTTGACCGGAATCAGTTAATCGTGGC from Odontesthes bonariensis isolate fOdoBon6 chromosome 22, fOdoBon6.hap1, whole genome shotgun sequence encodes:
- the srek1 gene encoding splicing regulatory glutamine/lysine-rich protein 1 isoform X3 encodes the protein MSGIPGTAVVQVTNLSSAVSSEQMRTLFGFLGDIEELRLYPPDNAALSFSSKVCYIKYREPSSVGVAQHLTNTVFIDRALIVVPCAEGKIPEEAKALSLLAPATPAPSLIPGGGLLPIPTPAPLQNLNLPIVNRISAGLSPTSSSLAQPPLVGNVDPSKIDEIRRTVYVGNLNSQTTTAEQLLEFFKQVGDVKFVRMAGDETQPTRFAFVEFIEQDSVARALTFNGVMFGDRPLKVNHSNNAIVKPPELTPQAAAKELESVMKRVREAQSTIAAAIEPEPEKCSSSRSQRSRRSHSRSHSRSRRKRSRSKHSRPPQRPWAGSDSHGSRSGHKRRSRSKDRRRAQSRSRVHKRRSKDRSRSPRRKARSPSPKRGKREKRRERSRDRRERSTSRKRSRKDEDRIKSKSKTTKPEADYHRKEKEAYGSYREDSATPSEDMMSSPFAQHNGSYKTHGEEDAPLGAHATK
- the srek1 gene encoding splicing regulatory glutamine/lysine-rich protein 1 isoform X1 codes for the protein MSGIPGTAVVQVTNLSSAVSSEQMRTLFGFLGDIEELRLYPPDNAALSFSSKVCYIKYREPSSVGVAQHLTNTVFIDRALIVVPCAEGKIPEEAKALSLLAPATPAPSLIPGGGLLPIPTPAPLQNLNLPIVNRISAGLSPTSSSLAQPPLVGNVDPSKIDEIRRTVYVGNLNSQTTTAEQLLEFFKQVGDVKFVRMAGDETQPTRFAFVEFIEQDSVARALTFNGVMFGDRPLKVNHSNNAIVKPPELTPQAAAKELESVMKRVREAQSTIAAAIEPAEPEKCSSSRSQRSRRSHSRSHSRSRRKRSRSKHSRPPQRPWAGSDSHGSRSGHKRRSRSKDRRRAQSRSRVHKRRSKDRSRSPRRKARSPSPKRGKREKRRERSRDRRERSTSRKRSRKDEDRIKSKSKTTKPEADYHRKEKEAYGSYREDSATPSEDMMSSPFAQHNGSYKTHGEEDAPLGAHATK
- the srek1 gene encoding splicing regulatory glutamine/lysine-rich protein 1 isoform X4 gives rise to the protein MVHDQYVSSTGKIPEEAKALSLLAPATPAPSLIPGGGLLPIPTPAPLQNLNLPIVNRISAGLSPTSSSLAQPPLVGNVDPSKIDEIRRTVYVGNLNSQTTTAEQLLEFFKQVGDVKFVRMAGDETQPTRFAFVEFIEQDSVARALTFNGVMFGDRPLKVNHSNNAIVKPPELTPQAAAKELESVMKRVREAQSTIAAAIEPAEPEKCSSSRSQRSRRSHSRSHSRSRRKRSRSKHSRPPQRPWAGSDSHGSRSGHKRRSRSKDRRRAQSRSRVHKRRSKDRSRSPRRKARSPSPKRGKREKRRERSRDRRERSTSRKRSRKDEDRIKSKSKTTKPEADYHRKEKEAYGSYREDSATPSEDMMSSPFAQHNGSYKTHGEEDAPLGAHATK
- the srek1 gene encoding splicing regulatory glutamine/lysine-rich protein 1 isoform X2, with product MSGIPGTAVVQVTNLSSAVSSEQMRTLFGFLGDIEELRLYPPDNAALSFSSKVCYIKYREPSSVGVAQHLTNTVFIDRALIVVPCAEGKIPEEAKALSLLAPATPAPSLIPGGGLLPIPTPAPLQNLNLPIVNRISAGLSPTSSSLAQPPLVGNVDPSKIDEIRRTVYVGNLNSQTTTAEQLLEFFKQVGDVKFVRMAGDETQPTRFAFVEFIEQDSVARALTFNGVMFGDRPLKVNHSNNAIVKPPELTPQAAAKELESVMKRVREAQSTIAAAIEPAEPEKCSSSRSQRSRRSHSRSHSRSRRKRSRSKHRPPQRPWAGSDSHGSRSGHKRRSRSKDRRRAQSRSRVHKRRSKDRSRSPRRKARSPSPKRGKREKRRERSRDRRERSTSRKRSRKDEDRIKSKSKTTKPEADYHRKEKEAYGSYREDSATPSEDMMSSPFAQHNGSYKTHGEEDAPLGAHATK